One Glycine max cultivar Williams 82 chromosome 8, Glycine_max_v4.0, whole genome shotgun sequence genomic window, GATGCACGTATACATTCCTTTTAAAATGGTTTAAAAGCCTTAGGCCacctaatgtttttatttttatttttattattcatagtAAATACCGAAATAGGCCACCTAATTTTATTGTATGcccattataaatatatataatccaATCATGATTAAGTCAACTTTTTTAgtaaatgaattattaaattataatataataaaattgttaaattttcgtatttatatttcttttaataaatattagataaattgtatttatttaacatttattaattttctaaaaagcACTTATTATTAAagagataaaacaaaatttaaatattagatTTGACTATGATTAGTTTGTGATGAGTAGTATATAAGGACTACTGGTCGAAGaaaattcaatattaattaaagaagttaaaaaaaccaaatgcctcttttcatcaaataactaattaaaacggaaaaaatatgaaattttttggtacataaaaaaatatggatttGATATAGGATCCGTTTGTTTCAacttaaaataaagatttttaaaaaagtgattttttaagaatcaaatattttttttataaaaattagacagacatattaaaaaaattagaaaattgcctattttactaaaataagtgttttccaaaaaaatttaaaaaaataagtgtttttcaaaaaaaaattaaacaaaccggCCATAAAAACTCAACAGACATGTtataaaataaggaaaatacATGGtcatgtgagaaaaaaaaaatacgtatAGATATTATCCTATTTGCAAGAAAAATTACTCAAATTTGTTATATAAGTATCCGTCCATGTTGAttcaattttatgatttaatgcATTGTGTTGTGGCTATCGGTTAGCCATATTCTTCATTTGTCCTTCAAATGACAAAACGAATGCAAACATTGTACAATCCCATGGTGTACTTCAAAAGAGAATACAATGTCCTGCACTACTTTCCAAGAAGTACCACTCAAAAACTAGATTCCTCAGTTGTCGGACGCCTCAAGAAATATCTCAAGCTGTTAGCAAGAACCTGCCAGATGATAAACATGAATCTAATTCAGTTCAAAAACTAAAGAATCTTGCTGGCATGTGAAGTCCACCACTAGATGATCAAACTACATTAGAAGTTAGAACCAACTTGCATGGCCTCTTCAATGTATGATGCCATTTTGGTTTTTTATCATTCTTTACAAGATTAAAGTTACCTGCTGGAGAGGCTTGGAGATTGCTTTACCATTGTAGCTTACATGAAACTTTGCCTTAGCCAAGAGCCCCTATGTTCAAGTCCACGACAAAGCTTTTTGATCAGTATGGCatattccttttgttttttagggtccattaattaaattaaaacattcattCTGAAAGACTAGgtcagaaaaaataaatttgcatTTTTTGGATAATGATATATACATATACCTCAGTGTCAAATTCTCCGGATTCAACAGCAATGTTAATGTCAGTAATAATCTTTACAAGATCAACCAGTAATCCAGGCCGATCAGCTGTCTCCACATACAGCAagctaaaaaatgaaaaacaagtaACCACATCCATTCATTGCCTAGAAGCACTACTAAATTACAAATGCAAACCTAGCACTTGAGCATGTATCTAAGGCCTCAAATATTATgcaagtttaatttcaagcaggcaatttttttctttcaattagaATTTCTATTTGTGTTAAGGAAGAGCCAAATGAATGCATCACCTTCTATCTGGGCAATCATCAGAAATGTTTATGTGGGTTGCTATGTCTACGTCAACCTGACAGATATTAacaaatataaagtataagCAAGATTGTTGAGGACCAATATAGTCTGACAATTAGTAATCAGACGAATACAtgatgtatttttaatatattttatagagATGCATCATGAGTTAACATCAAAGCTTTCTCATATATTCTCTACCCTTCTGCCTCGTGTAAGGGTTAATAGAAGGCACTATTGGAAAtcagaaaaaaattactattccCTGATAAGTAATCCAAGCCAAACATATAAGACTTGTTCTGTTACAAGATAAACCTCTTGCCATTATACTTCTCACCCTTTTCTTGGCACCCTAATTAAACAAGCCCCTCATGTAAATGGTGCAGAAATCTCTCTTCTAAACGAAGTATTGCTTTGAACCTCACATGTAAGAAAAGGGGGAAATTCCACTTAATTTTACTACCCCCAAGTTCCAAAGCCATCTCCATTTAAACGTTCTCTTTTCTATGGTTGTTGTAGAGGAAAGACTGTTGATGAACaatatatacattaaaattgCTATAAGGAGAAACTAAGTATGCTTAATATTGCATGTCAAACAACACAAAGCAGAAGATACCCAACGTTCTAGGGTTTTTATAGCACTCATTTATATAGAAGAATCTTCCAGGTACCATTCAGAGGATATCTTTTAACTTGACAACACTTGTCTGCAAGTCACCAGAAGGAgtgaaaaattcatattttgaaattgaaactgAAAAGTATAGACATTCATCACCTGCTCTTTTGGAGGCAGAAGCCCAAAAGCTGCTCCCAATGCTAACCGGGAACTTGATTCCTGGACCACCAGTTTGAAAACTCAAATTAGCTGACAATTGTCTCTTGGCTTCTAACCAAATTAAGCAGCTCCAGTGAAAAAGAGGATAGTTGGTAAGCTTACCGGGTGGTACTGAATAAGATTATTTATAATTGTCAAACGAATTGCCTCTAACAACTCTGGCTCTTCCACTTTTCTGCCGGTATCACTGCAAACAAATTTCCACCAGCATACCCaatgaattaatataaaagcTAGTTAAAAGCCTGATCCAATATAATTGTTGCTTAAAAAGTGAAATTGAACCCAAGTTTCCCATCAAGTTTCACTTTTTTAGAGtgaatttctaaaatttattagacAGATAAGTTCTGAAGTCTGTTTCACTGCATATACTTGTATCAACTTGTGATTAGACACCCTAAGCCCAAGTGGAAtcttaatttagaaataaaaccATTCAGAGGACTTTTGCTACAATAATAGTGCCTATTATATTGATCTTGCAATATATGATTCTAAGAAATATAATCATCAATGGTAAATAAAATCCATCTAACTCTGaccattaatttcttttttatcattattttggcCAGTGTCTCATTTTCATCTACCTATCACCTATGTACAATAGTTTAACGATACAGGAACCGACTCAGTTCAGACTAGAAGAAATGACTCCCATCAACCAAACAACAAAACCATTTTTAGCTACCATTTAGCATACATCAGTAATAACACAAGACCAATACAGGGAGCAACACATGCATAACAGTTACATACATAATGCATGTAACACTTACGCTTTTGTGATGGAGAACTTGTTGTGCTTGCCAGATGAATCCAGAAAGACATTTGCCTTAACAACATTGAGACCTAAGTTTTTTAATGCATTCATCTGCAACCCAAGTAGAGAGTACTTGAAATCTATTTTTCTGAATGCGCACTATCATATATGTTTCaatgaaataaaacaataattaatagtaaCAGAATAACACAATGAGACATTGCTTACCCCCAAAAATTCTGTATTGACAATAAGCATAtatcaaaagtaaaaaagaaaagcattaGATAAGTGACACAATCATAGATTTACTCGAAGAATGGCTTACTGTGTCAAGAAGTGCTCCAAGCCGATCACCAAAAGTTATCTCCACCACGGTAGCATCAGGATCAGAGTCTTGGTCAATTATAACTACGGGAGTTGGAATGGTATCAGTCTCACCATGATTCCCGTCCTGTTCTTAACAGAAAACAAATTGAAAGGAAATCTTTTACTGATCAGTTATCACAATTAGCAAGCATCAGAAGAGTGAATGTTAGGCTGTTCACATGCAATTAGTGGCAATATATAGGCTGATTAAGCTAAATACCTCCACATCAGTAACAGGTGCTGCTCGAGGGATAATTGTAGTTCCAGAATATGACAATCTGACAAAGTTTACATACAATTAACAAACAGAATGTACACATCATCGTGGTGCAGTCCTACTCAATTCAAGTTTTAAATGTTTACTAGTCtttcagagaaaaaaaaaggccaAAAGTATTTGGAGACACTGTAGCAGTGAAAATTTTCAGCTGTCATGAAGCACTATCTGATTATTCAGAACATACTCAAGATAGTCCTCCAAGTGTTATACATACAATTCAGACAAGACACAAGCTAACAACACCAAAGGGAAACAAATAGAATAAATTACTTTTCAGAATTAACATGTCCAAGCAAAGGAACGATACACAGTGCAAGTTCCACTAGatcaatcctttt contains:
- the LOC100803191 gene encoding ACT domain-containing protein ACR11-like, whose amino-acid sequence is MTVAMAVWSAGLHFSAATKPHSSLRPLEKIICTAPFFKASSGFAATKPFCILNTTRLSYSGTTIIPRAAPVTDVEDGNHGETDTIPTPVVIIDQDSDPDATVVEITFGDRLGALLDTMNALKNLGLNVVKANVFLDSSGKHNKFSITKADTGRKVEEPELLEAIRLTIINNLIQYHPESSSRLALGAAFGLLPPKEQVDVDIATHINISDDCPDRSLLYVETADRPGLLVDLVKIITDINIAVESGEFDTEGLLAKAKFHVSYNGKAISKPLQQVLANSLRYFLRRPTTEESSF